CACGTTTGGAACAGATAACCGCTGAAAGCATCTAAGCGGGAAACTGACTTCAAGATAAGTATTCTTTAAGACATCTTCGAGACTAGGAGATTGATAGGTTGGGGGTGTAAGAGTAGCAATGCTTTTAGCTGACCAATACTAATATGTCGAAGTCTTAACCTTTAAATACTACTATATAGTTTCAAGTGTTCAAAATAACACAAAATATTGATTGGTAACTATGGCTACGAGGGTACACCCAGTAACATTCCGAACCTGGAAGTTAAGCTCGTAAACGTCGAAAGTACTTGGGGGGCAGCCCCCTGGGAGGATAGAAAGTTGCCAATCTTTTTTTTATATATTTTTTTATTTTTTGGAGGACTTATGGTTAAAGTAATGTTAAAAATCTATTTTACAATGATGGTGCTATTGAGCTTTTTAAGGTTGATGTTCTACAGGGGAATAGATATAGGATCTATGGATATACCAAGGGATGTTATATTTAAAAGCTTTAGAATAGGACTTATTTTCGATAACAGTATAACCTGTTATTTACTAGTGGGAACCATGGTCTTCTATGGAATATATAGGAGTGTTGGAAAAATAATTTTAAGTGGCCTTTTTAGATGGTTGGTATATATTTACCTATTTTTAACATCTGGAATTATTTTTTTAATAGGAGCTATGGATATACCTTACTTTAAAGAGTTTAACTTTCATATGAGTGCTAGTATTTTAGATTACTGGGATCATATGGAGGAGATTACAAGTACAGCCTTTCATATGGATGGAATTCCTGGATATATGGTCTTAGGAATTGGTCTATGGGCTATTTTCATGGTTATAAGTGTGAGAACCATTAGAAGTAGAGGGGAAGAGGAGTTTTCTGGAAGGGATTTAATATTAGAACCTGTAAAATACTTAATACTTATTACCCTTTGTGTTTTCGGAGCAAGGGGAGGTTTTTCCCAAGGAACACTAAATTGGGGAAGAGGAATATTTTCCCAGTATAACTATGCCAACCAAATGAGTATGAATCCAACCTTTACTTTAGGAAAGAGCTTAGACCTATATAGGAAGGAACATGAAAGGGGAAAGGCACACTTTCACTATAGCTTATCTTCAGAGGAGATAAAAAATAATATTCGGGAATATATAGGTGATTCCACAGATAAGTTTATATCAAATAAAAACTATGTATTAAGGGATGTGGACACAGGAAAACCTGTGAAGAAGATGAATGTGGTTATGGTTTTAATGGAAAGCTTTATGGGAGCCAATGTGGGAGCTTTACATGTACCAGGACAACCAGATTTAACACCTAACTATGATAAGTTAACAAAGGAAGGGGTATTCTTTAGAAATGCCTATTCCAGTGGGAATAGATCCAATAGGGGAATAGTTTCTACACTTACAGGTTTCCCATCATCCTATGGAAAATCCATAATTAAGAAAACCAATGGAATTAAACCATTTATCTCTTTACCATCTATTTTAAAGGAGAGAGGTTATTCCACAGCCTTTATCTATGGTGGAGATATTGAGTTTGACAATATGAAGGGGTTCTTGAAATTAAATGGAGTGGATACTATAATAGGTAAGGATGATTTCCCAGAAAGTGAAAGAACTATCACTTGGGGAGTTAATGATGAGAATATGTTTAAAAGGGCTGAAAAATACGCAGATGAGGCTAAGGAGCCCTTCTTTATGGAGATGTTTACCATAAGTAACCATGCTCCCTTTGATATTGATCCTAAGTATAACTATTACAGTGAAAAGGATGGGAAATATTATGAGAGATGGAATGCCTTTAGATATGCAGACCATGCCCTAGGAGAGTTTATAAACAGTGTAAAGGATAAACCTTGGGCTAAGAATACAATGTTTATATTTGTGGCTGACCATGGACAAAATCTAGGTGGAAACGCTGAAATAGACTATAGAAAGTTTATGAACCCTATTTTAATCTATACTCCAGGGGGGCAACTAAAGGCTGAGAGTGTGGATAGACTTGGATCTCAAATGGATTTACTACCAACTGTAATGGGAATATTAGGTGGAAAGTATACTTCAGCAGCTTGGGGAAAGGACCTTCTAAATAGTGATAATAAAAACCAGTTTGCCTATGTGGTAGATGGGGATCTATTTGGAATTATAGATAAGGATAATATCTATATAGATGGAACTAATTTCAAGGGAAGAATACGTAATAAATATACCAATGAGATTATAGATAATAAGGAGCTTATGAAGGAATATCATAAAAAAGCCAGAACATATTTAGAACTAAATATTTCCCAAGAGAACAGTGGGAACTTTGGAAGAGAACTCTAATTTTTTTAGGGTCTCTTTTTTTTTATAAAATTATGGTAAAATTAATGACGAATGTATTAAAAAAAGGGGTGTTAAAATGACAAAAATTTTAGTTGTTAGATTTAAACAAATTGGAGATGCAATACTATCTTCAGTTATATGTAGTGCTTTAAAGGAAACCTATCCAGACTCACAAATTGACTTTGTACTTTATGACTATGTGGCACCACTATTTGAAAATCAGCCCCATATTGATAATGTAATTAGTATATCTAAAGATGAAAGAAAAAATATATTTAAATATATAAAAAAGGCTTGGGATGTAACTAGAACTAAGTATGATATTGTAATAGATATTATGTCTACACCTAAAAGCGAGGTGTTTACCCTATTCTCTAGGGAGGCTAAGTTTAGAATAGGTAGGGAGAAAAAATATAGAGGTTATACATATACTCACTCTATTCCTGAACCATCAGATGATTTTGATAAAAGAGAGAAGTTTTTAGAGATGTTAAGACCTCTGGAAAAATCAGGGGTAAAGATTTCATTTAATTCTAATTATTATTTAACAGTTTCTAAAGAGGAAAAAAAGGAATTGAGAGATAGAATGGAAAAGGCAGGGGTGGATTTTAATAAAATGGTATTTGCCTTTGCTATAAATTCTAGAAGAGCTTATAAAATATATCCTGTGGATTTAATGGAAGAGGTTATTAAAATGACCTTAAATAAGTATGATTGTCAGATAATATTTTATTATTCACCTGAGGAGGAGGCATTTGCTAAAGATTTCCACAAAAGAATGGGTGAAGATAGTAGAATATTTACCAATATTAAAACTAAATCTATTAGGGAGTTAGGTGCTCTTTTAAGTAATTGTGATGGGTTCTTTGGGAATGAAGGGGGACCTAGACATTTAGCTGAAGCTCTAGATATTCCAAGTTTTGCAATATTTAATCCAAGTGGTAATAAACACCAATGGTTAACTAAAAATAGAGATAGACATAGGGCTATTGAATTTAATGATTTAGAAATAGATGGAGAAAAAGCAAAGAATATGACTTCAGAAGAAAAGTATAGGGCAATTACTCCAGAGAAAGTTTTTGAAGGGATCGAAGATACTATTAAAAAATATGTGAAAAAGTAATAGGAAGTGAAGTTATGAAAAGGGTTATGTAATGGATATTTTTAGAATTTCCTATGAAAGTGATTATATGAAGTTAATTGAAAATATAGAAGAGTATGATCACTACTTAATTTCAGGAGGAGATGGAACTTTTAATAAAGTTGTAAATATTTTATATGGAAATAATAAAAAAATTCCTTTGGGAATTTTACCTCTAGGAACAGCATGTGAAGAAAGCTTGTAAAAAAATTATTAATTCAAAGGGAGAAAAAATAGATTTAGGTGTTGTAAATAATGATTATTTTATAAATATAGCATCTCTAGGAATATTTTCAGAAGTTTCCCAAGGAACTAGTATTTTATTGAAAAAGAAAATAGGAAAATTAGCTTATAACGCTTCTTTAAAAGATGGATATTTTAAATAATATTTTTCATAAGAAACATTTAGATAAACCTATAGAGAATTTAATATATTTCAAAAGCAAAGAAGTTTTAATTGAAAATATAGGAAATGAAGTTATAAAAAGTGATATTGATGGGGAGAAGGGACCAGAAGGATCTCTAGAAATAAAATGTCTATTTGAAGGAATAGAGATACTAGGTATAAATTAAAAAGGGGATATAAAATGTTAAAAAAAGTTAAAAGTTTTATAAGTGATATTCAGGGGGTGTTTTTTCTATTTTTATTTTCTCAAGGATTTCCATTTTTATTTTATGTGTGGAATAATTATCATAATAAAGGGGTAGGTTATATCTCAGAATTTGAGAAAATGTTAACAGGGTTAATCCCTGTGCTAGGAATATTTTTAGGAATCGGATTAATAGGATATATTTTAAGTAAAAAACATTACAAAAAAATATTATATTTTCTTATTATTCTAAATTTTATTTTTAATGGGATAGAATTGGGAGTGTATCTTAATTTTGCAATTCAAATTGTACCAGAGTTTTTTTATATAGTATTTGAAACTAATAAAAATGAAGCCTTAGAGTTTGTAGGCTCCTATTGTAATTGGCATCTTTATATAGTATTAGTTTATTTTTTATTAGGAATAATAATATATAAAAGTAGGGATAAATTTAAAGGAGTATTAAGCAGAATATTTTTATTTACAATAATTCCACTGATAGTTTATTCGAGCAACATAGAGGGCTCTTTATATATGAAAAAAACTCATATTTTTAAAAGTATGTATAGAAGTATAAAAAGATATAGAGGAGAGATGGAAGATTTAAAAAATATAGATAGCTCTTTTGGAAAGACTTATAATAAATTTACAGCTATAAATAATGAAAAGGAAGCTACTTATGTTTTAATCATAGGAGAATCATTTAATAGAAATCATAGTTCTTTATATGGATATAAAAGAGATACTCAACCATATTTAGATTCTCAAGTAAAATCTGGTAATTTATATGTATTTAAAGATGTAATTTCTCCTCACTATTTCACAAGGGAAACACTGAAAAAACTTGTAACAACAACTGCTTGGGATAATAAAATAAAATTTTCTAATTCAATAAATCTTGTGGATATAATGAAAAAGGCTGGATTTAAAACTTATTGGTTAAGTAACCAAGAGGATTTTGCCTTTAAAGGTGCAAGTTTAAGTTCGGTTATTCATAGGGCAGATGAAGTTGAATTTACAGAGAGCTATTATTCAGATACTAAGGACAAATTAATGGATGAAGCTTTATTGCCCCTTGTTGATAAAATAAGTAGAGATAAAAATAGAAAAAAATTCATTGTTATTCATTTATTTGGAAGTCATAGGGAGTATATTAAAAGATATCCTAAGGAATTTACAAGATATAATTTAAATGAATGCCCTAGTTTTTTTTCAGAGATTCAAAAAAGAAATAAAGAGATGGTCAATGCCTATGATAATAGTATTTATTACAATGATTTTATTATAAAAAATATTATAACAAAATTAGAAAAAACAAATCCTAATATGGCAGTTTTATATTTATCTGATCATGGACAAAGTTTAGGAGAAAAGATAGATTACTTTGGGAATTTGGATCCTAATAGAGAACCTTCTGGAGTTGAAATACCATTTATGATATGGACTTCAGATACATATAAGATAAATAATAGGAGTATAATAGAGAATATAAAAGAAAGTGAAAATAAACCCTATATAAGCGAGGATATTATATATACACTAGTTAACTTATATAATGTTAATTTTTCAAAGGAACAAGAAAATAAAAGTATAATTAATAAGAATTTTAAAGAGAAAAGACGTGTTGTTACAGAAAGAAATGAAACATATGAAGAATTAAGGGGGAAAAATGAAGAAAATCCTAATGTATAATGGACAGCTTTATATGGGTGGAATAGAAAAGGTTTTTATTTCATATTTAAAGGAACTATCAAAGGATAAAAATTTAGAAATAGAAATTTTAATAAAAGAAAATGATCCTGAAAAAAATATATTTTTAAAGGAAGTTCCTGAAAATGTAAAGGTTACTTTTATAAGAAGTAGAGAGTATATGGAAAAAAGGGAAAGACTTTCTTTAAAAAAGAAGAAAAATATATTTTATAAATTTTTATATCAAAGTTATTTAACCTATGGTAGGGTTAAAATGAGACAGTTTATAAAAAAATATTTTTTAGAAAATAGATATGATTGTATATTAGATTTAGATACAGGATTAAGAAAGGATATTAATTATATAAAAGATCCTTTAATTACATGGTGCCATATTAGTTTTAAGGTTTTAAAAAGAAAAAATAAGAAAGATTTTATAGAACAGTTAGGAAAGTATAAAAATATTATACTAATTTGTGATGAAATGAAAAAAGAGTTTGAAGAGTTATACCCTCACTTAAAGGAAAAAGGGATAAGAATTTATAATCCAATGGATTTAGAAAAAGTAAGAGAAAGAAGTTTAGAAAAAGTTAATAAAGAAGATGAAAAGCTTTTACAAAATAAATATATGATTGGAGTATCTAGATTAGTTAAGGAAAAGGGAAGAGAGGACCTAATAGATATATATTATAAATTAAAAGAAAGAGGAGTAAAGGAGAAACTATATCTTTTAGGAGATGGACCTGAATACAGTAGATTAAAAGAAAAAATAAAAAGTATGAATTTAGAAGAGGATGTATTTTTACTAGGACAGAAGGAAAATCCATATCCATGGGTAAAAAATGCAGAACTTTTTGTACATACATCCTATTGTGAAGGGCTTCCTACAGTGTTAATAGAGAGCTTAGCTTTAAATACAGTTGTAGTTTCTTATGATTGTCCTACTGGACCAGATGAGATTTTAAAAAATGGAGATATAGGAGAACTAGTTGAAACAGGAAATAAAATCGAATTTGAAAATAAAGTATTTAATTTATTAGAAAATAGAGACAAAATAGAGGAATTTAAGAAGAGAATTCCAGAGAGAGTAAAGGAGTTTTCATCGGAAGAGGTAATTAAAAAATTAAAGGAGATTTTATAAAATGGATAATAAAATAAAAATTGCTTTTTTTATAAAGGGGCTAAGAATAGGAGGAACAGAGAGAATACTTATATCTTACTTAAAGGGATTAAGTATGGATAGTAAATATGATATTCATTTAATAATAAATGAAAATTCAGAGAATAATGTTTTACTAAGGGATGTTCCTAAAAATATAAAAATAACCCATGTTTTTTCAGAGAAATTTGATAACCTTATAGAAAAGGTTTCTCTAAATAGAAAGAGCAATATTTTTTATAAAATTTTATATAGCATTTTACTTCCCTATGGAAAAAAATTAAGAAAGAAAAAAGTGATTGATTATATAAAAAAAGAGAAAATAGAAATCTTAGTTGATTTTGAAAGAAGTTTTATAAAATACGCAGAGGAAATACCATGTAAGAAAATACTTTGGAATCATTTTACATTTTCTGTTATAAAGGATAAGGATAAATGGGTGGAGTATTTTAATAAATATAATAAGATAGTTGCAATAAGTAAAGAGATGGAAAGAGAGATAAAGGAGTTTTATCCTGAAAAGGAAAAAGTTGTAATGCTTTATAATCCACAATATTTTCAACCTATTATTGAGAAAAGTAGAGATATTAATTCTTTAAATGAAAAGGAGAAAGAATTAATAGAGGATAAATACATTGTGTATGTGGGAAGAATAGAAAAAGTAAAAGGTTTAGAAGATTTAATAGATGCCTATGAAACTTGTAAGAAAAAAGGTTTAGAGGAGAAATTATATATAATCGGTGAAGGTACAGAGAAGGAAAAACTAATAGAAATAGTTGGAAAAAAAGGTTTAGAAAATGATATATTATTTTTAGGTAGTAAGAGTAATCCATTTATATGGATGAAACATGGAAAAATATTTGGTACAACCACATATGGAGAGGGACTACCTACAACTTATATTGAAAGTATGATATGTGGAACTCCTGTTATTTCTTATGATTGTCCTACTGGTCCTAAGGATATACTTGAAAATGGAAAGTATGGAAAATTAATAGAACTAGGTAATAAGGAGGAGTTTGGGAAGGAACTCTTTAATATATTAAATAACAAAGAGGAATTAAAGGAGCTTAAGGATAAATTACCTGAAAAAATAGGAGATTTTTCAATAGAGAATGTAATAGATAAATTTAAGGAGGCAATAGTTGAAGTGTCAAAAATATAAGGGATATAATTTATATTTTTTTCAAGATAAATATGAAAAAATTTTAGAAAAAATTTTAAATAAAGAGTATCTGACAATAGAAGAGTTAAAGGTAACAAAGAGAAGCTATATAGCTGTTATTGAAATAGATGAAAAAAAATATGTTATAAAAGAAAGTAGAAATGAGTATAGGCTTTTACAAAGAAAAATTCTAACTCTTTTTAAAAGAGGAGAGGTTGTAAATACTTTGGAAAATATCCATAGATTGAGAGAAGAATATGGTATTAAAGAGTATGGAGATATATTTGGTGGAATAAATAGAAGAAAGTATGGAATGATAGATTATAATCTTTTATTAATGGAATATGTGGGAAAGGAGATATTCCCTGAAACTTTAGATAAGATGATGGTATTAATGAAAAAAATACATAGTTTAGGATATTATCACGGAGATTTTAATCCATCAAACTTTATAGTTACAGAGAGTGGAAATTTAAAAATAGTGGATACCCAAGGGAAAAAAATGACCTTTGGAAACTATAGGGCACATTATGATATGTTAACAATGAAAATGGATTCCTTTCCAGAGATGGAATATCCATATAAAAAAAATATCTATTACTATCTGGCACTATTTATGAAGGAGTTTAAGAAAAATAAATATGTGGAAGAGTTTAAAAGGGTAAAAAATAGGTTAAGAGATAAAAGGAGAAAATAACCTATGAAAAAAAATGTGGTTATAAGAAGTGGTAGCCTAAGAATGGGTGGTCTTGAAAGAGTATTAATAGAAGTTTTACAAAATATAGATAGAAATAAATTTAATCTTCATTTGATAATAGAGGATGATTGTGGAGAAGATAATATTTTCCAAAGGGATATTCCTGAGGATTTAGAGTATAGTTTTTTAAAACCTAAAAAATTAAGGGATTTTACTGAGTATTTTAAAAATAGAAAGAAAAATATTTTTTATAAAATGGGATATAATCTTATGATGACAGTGGAAAGTATATATACTTTTTATAAATTGAAAAGACTATTGAAAAATATGGGGAATATAGATGTGTTAGTAGATTATGATACAGGGGCATCTAAATATATAGATAAATTAAATGTAAAAAAGAAAATAGGGTGGATACATAACTCAATTCCTAATTTAAAAAGAAAAGAGAGTAAGATTAAAAGATATGGAAAGAGATTGGATAAATATGATCATATTGTTGCAATTTGTGATGAGATGAAGGAGGAAATAGAGAGTATTTATCCATTTTTAAGGGGAAGAGTATCGAGAATATATAATCCATTTAATTTTAATAGGATAAATAGTTTAAGCCTTGATAAAAGCCAGTGTAATAAAAGAGATTTAGAAATGTTACAAGAGAGATATTATATAGGAGTTTCAAGGTTAGATACCAATCAAAAGGATTATGATACTTTATTAAAGGGTTATAAAAGAGCCCTTGAAAAGGGAATGAAGGAGAAATTATATATAGTAGGAGATGGACCATCTAAAAAGGAAATTAAAGATAAAATAGAGGAGTTGGGTTTAAAAAACTCAGTATATCTATTGGGTCAAAAGAAAAATCCCTATATATGGATAAAGAATTCTTTAGGATTTGTACATAGTTCTAAATTTGAAGGGTTTGGACTTGTATTGGTAGAGGCTCAGATTTTAGGGAAAAGTGTAATTTCATCTAATTGTCCTGTGGGACCTAGGGAAATATTGGGAAATGGGGAGTATGGATTAATTTATAAAGTTGGAGATTTTCAAGAGCTAAGTGAAAAGTTTTTAGAGATTTCAAATAATGAAAGTTTAAGAAAAAGTTATGAGGAAAAATCTAAAATAAGAGCCAAGGATTTTAATAGTAATGGGATTTTAAGAGAGTATGAAAATTTAATAGAGGGGATAAATTAATGTTTTTAAGTAGAGAAAGATTTAATAAATTAGAGGAATTTGTAGGGTATTTATTTGGACTAAGTTTTTTTGTGAATTTTAAATTTTCAAAGGATTTAGTTACGGTTATGGTTGTTTTAATGGTTTTAAGATATGTCCTTTTTAAGGAAAAGTTAAATTGTGGAGATGAAAAGATAAAGAAATTTTTATACTTCTTTTTATTTGGGGGATTAATTTGGAACTATTTTGCAGGGATGTCCTTTGTCCCTGTAAGACAGTATTTGAAAATAATGAGATGGGTAATTTTACCATTTTATTTTTATCCAGTTATGTTAAGGGATAAAAAATATATTTATAAATTTATGGTTCCCTTTTTATTTGGAGGAGTACTATCATTTTTTAAATCGGGATATGAATTTATGAAATCGCCTTGGACAAGAGTACAAGGATTTGATGGAGTTCCTTCTACTGGTTTTGGTGGAATGGTATTGGGGAATATAGGAATAGGGATTTTACTGTGTAAGGAAAAAATAAAAGAAAAGATATTAGGGTTAATAATTTTAGGATTGGGATTAGGACTAATAGTTTTTACTCAAATGAGAGGGGCTTTAATAGGTCTAATAATTGGGAGTATAATTATAGGAGTGTTTGAAATTAATTGGAAGAAATTATTAATTGGTTTAGGAATAATTTTAGTGATTTTAGGGGTGACATTTAAAAATATAGAGCATAGTAGATTACAAAGATTCACAACGACTTTTGATATGGAAAAAAATAGTGGGAATAGCTCTAATTACACAAGAATTCTTCTATGGGAAAATGGAATTTGGAGAATAAAGAAGCATCCTATAATGGGATCAGGAACTAATAATGATAAAAAACTATTTTTAGAATATGCTCAAACATTACCTGAAAATACACCTTTTGAAAAATATATGAAATATAATTTAATTGATAATGAATTCAGTGATACTCATAATATGTATATAAATGCTATATCAGACAATGGAATATTTTCTTTGGTGCAATTTTTTATTTGGTTTATATTTTCCCCTTATTTATTATTGAAAAATTTAAAAATAAATGATAAAAATTTAAAGATGATAAATTTAATTTGTGGAGGAGTTTTAAGTGCCTATTACTTTAGTGGATTAACCTGGAGTGTGTGGAGAAATAAATGGACTCCTATGATATTTTGGATATGTTTTACAGGGATAGTATATATTTATGGAAAATTGAAAGAAGAGTTAAATGGAAATAACTAGGATATATATGGGAGATACTAAATATAATTTAATGTTATATTTAATATTATTTCCTAAAGAAATAGATAATACATTTTATATTGTAGGGGATGAATTAGAAGATAATCTAAAAGATTTTAAATGTTTATATTTAAAAGAAAAAAAATTTAAAATAAGAATTTTAAA
The window above is part of the Cetobacterium ceti genome. Proteins encoded here:
- a CDS encoding LTA synthase family protein encodes the protein MVKVMLKIYFTMMVLLSFLRLMFYRGIDIGSMDIPRDVIFKSFRIGLIFDNSITCYLLVGTMVFYGIYRSVGKIILSGLFRWLVYIYLFLTSGIIFLIGAMDIPYFKEFNFHMSASILDYWDHMEEITSTAFHMDGIPGYMVLGIGLWAIFMVISVRTIRSRGEEEFSGRDLILEPVKYLILITLCVFGARGGFSQGTLNWGRGIFSQYNYANQMSMNPTFTLGKSLDLYRKEHERGKAHFHYSLSSEEIKNNIREYIGDSTDKFISNKNYVLRDVDTGKPVKKMNVVMVLMESFMGANVGALHVPGQPDLTPNYDKLTKEGVFFRNAYSSGNRSNRGIVSTLTGFPSSYGKSIIKKTNGIKPFISLPSILKERGYSTAFIYGGDIEFDNMKGFLKLNGVDTIIGKDDFPESERTITWGVNDENMFKRAEKYADEAKEPFFMEMFTISNHAPFDIDPKYNYYSEKDGKYYERWNAFRYADHALGEFINSVKDKPWAKNTMFIFVADHGQNLGGNAEIDYRKFMNPILIYTPGGQLKAESVDRLGSQMDLLPTVMGILGGKYTSAAWGKDLLNSDNKNQFAYVVDGDLFGIIDKDNIYIDGTNFKGRIRNKYTNEIIDNKELMKEYHKKARTYLELNISQENSGNFGREL
- a CDS encoding glycosyltransferase family 9 protein, whose product is MTKILVVRFKQIGDAILSSVICSALKETYPDSQIDFVLYDYVAPLFENQPHIDNVISISKDERKNIFKYIKKAWDVTRTKYDIVIDIMSTPKSEVFTLFSREAKFRIGREKKYRGYTYTHSIPEPSDDFDKREKFLEMLRPLEKSGVKISFNSNYYLTVSKEEKKELRDRMEKAGVDFNKMVFAFAINSRRAYKIYPVDLMEEVIKMTLNKYDCQIIFYYSPEEEAFAKDFHKRMGEDSRIFTNIKTKSIRELGALLSNCDGFFGNEGGPRHLAEALDIPSFAIFNPSGNKHQWLTKNRDRHRAIEFNDLEIDGEKAKNMTSEEKYRAITPEKVFEGIEDTIKKYVKK
- a CDS encoding diacylglycerol kinase family protein is translated as MDIFRISYESDYMKLIENIEEYDHYLISGGDGTFNKVVNILYGNNKKIPLGILPLGTACEESL
- a CDS encoding phosphoethanolamine transferase, with product MLKKVKSFISDIQGVFFLFLFSQGFPFLFYVWNNYHNKGVGYISEFEKMLTGLIPVLGIFLGIGLIGYILSKKHYKKILYFLIILNFIFNGIELGVYLNFAIQIVPEFFYIVFETNKNEALEFVGSYCNWHLYIVLVYFLLGIIIYKSRDKFKGVLSRIFLFTIIPLIVYSSNIEGSLYMKKTHIFKSMYRSIKRYRGEMEDLKNIDSSFGKTYNKFTAINNEKEATYVLIIGESFNRNHSSLYGYKRDTQPYLDSQVKSGNLYVFKDVISPHYFTRETLKKLVTTTAWDNKIKFSNSINLVDIMKKAGFKTYWLSNQEDFAFKGASLSSVIHRADEVEFTESYYSDTKDKLMDEALLPLVDKISRDKNRKKFIVIHLFGSHREYIKRYPKEFTRYNLNECPSFFSEIQKRNKEMVNAYDNSIYYNDFIIKNIITKLEKTNPNMAVLYLSDHGQSLGEKIDYFGNLDPNREPSGVEIPFMIWTSDTYKINNRSIIENIKESENKPYISEDIIYTLVNLYNVNFSKEQENKSIINKNFKEKRRVVTERNETYEELRGKNEENPNV
- a CDS encoding glycosyltransferase — translated: MKKILMYNGQLYMGGIEKVFISYLKELSKDKNLEIEILIKENDPEKNIFLKEVPENVKVTFIRSREYMEKRERLSLKKKKNIFYKFLYQSYLTYGRVKMRQFIKKYFLENRYDCILDLDTGLRKDINYIKDPLITWCHISFKVLKRKNKKDFIEQLGKYKNIILICDEMKKEFEELYPHLKEKGIRIYNPMDLEKVRERSLEKVNKEDEKLLQNKYMIGVSRLVKEKGREDLIDIYYKLKERGVKEKLYLLGDGPEYSRLKEKIKSMNLEEDVFLLGQKENPYPWVKNAELFVHTSYCEGLPTVLIESLALNTVVVSYDCPTGPDEILKNGDIGELVETGNKIEFENKVFNLLENRDKIEEFKKRIPERVKEFSSEEVIKKLKEIL
- a CDS encoding glycosyltransferase, whose protein sequence is MDNKIKIAFFIKGLRIGGTERILISYLKGLSMDSKYDIHLIINENSENNVLLRDVPKNIKITHVFSEKFDNLIEKVSLNRKSNIFYKILYSILLPYGKKLRKKKVIDYIKKEKIEILVDFERSFIKYAEEIPCKKILWNHFTFSVIKDKDKWVEYFNKYNKIVAISKEMEREIKEFYPEKEKVVMLYNPQYFQPIIEKSRDINSLNEKEKELIEDKYIVYVGRIEKVKGLEDLIDAYETCKKKGLEEKLYIIGEGTEKEKLIEIVGKKGLENDILFLGSKSNPFIWMKHGKIFGTTTYGEGLPTTYIESMICGTPVISYDCPTGPKDILENGKYGKLIELGNKEEFGKELFNILNNKEELKELKDKLPEKIGDFSIENVIDKFKEAIVEVSKI
- a CDS encoding lipopolysaccharide core heptose(II) kinase RfaY, coding for MKCQKYKGYNLYFFQDKYEKILEKILNKEYLTIEELKVTKRSYIAVIEIDEKKYVIKESRNEYRLLQRKILTLFKRGEVVNTLENIHRLREEYGIKEYGDIFGGINRRKYGMIDYNLLLMEYVGKEIFPETLDKMMVLMKKIHSLGYYHGDFNPSNFIVTESGNLKIVDTQGKKMTFGNYRAHYDMLTMKMDSFPEMEYPYKKNIYYYLALFMKEFKKNKYVEEFKRVKNRLRDKRRK
- a CDS encoding glycosyltransferase; protein product: MKKNVVIRSGSLRMGGLERVLIEVLQNIDRNKFNLHLIIEDDCGEDNIFQRDIPEDLEYSFLKPKKLRDFTEYFKNRKKNIFYKMGYNLMMTVESIYTFYKLKRLLKNMGNIDVLVDYDTGASKYIDKLNVKKKIGWIHNSIPNLKRKESKIKRYGKRLDKYDHIVAICDEMKEEIESIYPFLRGRVSRIYNPFNFNRINSLSLDKSQCNKRDLEMLQERYYIGVSRLDTNQKDYDTLLKGYKRALEKGMKEKLYIVGDGPSKKEIKDKIEELGLKNSVYLLGQKKNPYIWIKNSLGFVHSSKFEGFGLVLVEAQILGKSVISSNCPVGPREILGNGEYGLIYKVGDFQELSEKFLEISNNESLRKSYEEKSKIRAKDFNSNGILREYENLIEGIN
- a CDS encoding O-antigen ligase family protein; translation: MFLSRERFNKLEEFVGYLFGLSFFVNFKFSKDLVTVMVVLMVLRYVLFKEKLNCGDEKIKKFLYFFLFGGLIWNYFAGMSFVPVRQYLKIMRWVILPFYFYPVMLRDKKYIYKFMVPFLFGGVLSFFKSGYEFMKSPWTRVQGFDGVPSTGFGGMVLGNIGIGILLCKEKIKEKILGLIILGLGLGLIVFTQMRGALIGLIIGSIIIGVFEINWKKLLIGLGIILVILGVTFKNIEHSRLQRFTTTFDMEKNSGNSSNYTRILLWENGIWRIKKHPIMGSGTNNDKKLFLEYAQTLPENTPFEKYMKYNLIDNEFSDTHNMYINAISDNGIFSLVQFFIWFIFSPYLLLKNLKINDKNLKMINLICGGVLSAYYFSGLTWSVWRNKWTPMIFWICFTGIVYIYGKLKEELNGNN